The following is a genomic window from Pseudophryne corroboree isolate aPseCor3 chromosome 3, aPseCor3.hap2, whole genome shotgun sequence.
GCATGTCATTGGTTGACCGTGTATGGTCCAGATTTAGCTGCCTCTCATTTCTTAATTCATGTGGGTTTCAGTACAAACATTTTTGTGGATCTCCATTCTACTTGTACATATCCTGTCGAGCCTGGAGGTTGAAATGGATTATTTCCACTCATCTTTAAGGACTCTCAGACACTCGAGTAACTCAGTAGGTACTTTGTAGGATTTAAATTCTCCCTGCCAACTCTCACTAGCTTAAGCTTGGGGTCCTCTGACCTTTTTTCTAGATAGTACTTGAATGAGTAGAACCTGGTGGACCTTGCGGTACCTCTCTATGCAAAGAATAGATGCTACTGGGATCAGTCCCAATCTTCAGCCATATGACAAGGGGCTCAGCAAGTGCTCAGTTTTAGTTTGTGGGTGTTAGGGGATAATTGGACCAGTCTCTCTGCTGAATACATCAATCGGGACATGGGCTACAGAGCATTAGGGTATAGGTGGCAACGTCAAGAATTTATTATACATCTTTCTAAGCTGAGATAAGTAGGGCGACCTGCTACTTGCTGGAAAGGCTTCCAGATGACTGGCATGGGTTGCAGGACGCTTCATAGTGGGGACCTCTGATTTTCTTGCAAATTTCACATGCTGCCTCACATCTTTTTCCATCCTGATACACGTCTGCCACAGAGAAGCTACAGGTCCCGATCTTCATTACACCAAGGTGCCCTTCCACTGGTACATCATAGACTGGCACTAGTAGCTTAGCTCAATATGGTCCTGACACTACCAGCTGTTGTTAGCCATTCAGCAATTGCTTAGGGAATATCCGTTATCTTAGATGCTAATCTGTGCTACAAAGGGCAGCTCAGCAGTAGTTTGTCCGTTATGCTGTTCTAAATTCACTGAAGGTCTGAGTAGGCCTATGTATTTACTTACAGGGGAACAGACTTTATTGCAACCCACCATACGATTAGTCTGTTTATAAGATATATACACTCCCGGGCAACTCTCCCAGGTTTACCTAGCCATgctctaggtcagtggttctccaCTCAAGTTCTCaggtacccccaacaggtcatgattTCAGGAGTTCTGTCTGTGGAAGAAGTTGTGAGGATTACACTGGCCCGGCAAAATAAATCAGCTCACTTGTGCGTGATtaaagaaaacatgacctgttggggggtaCTTGATGGCTGGaattgagaaccactgtgctataGTATCACACTGCTGCCACCACATGTCACAATGTTGCTGTCCGTCACCAGTACAAAGGCTGACAGGCTTTCCTTACTATGGAACTCTACTTCCATTTCTTCAGACAGCAACACTTTAGCAGGAGTAGTATTCCCCACACAGTCCTTTCTCTTCCCGCTGTGCTTATTTAATATGCCCTTGTTATTACCCACACAGGGGCATCCTGGATACTGGGGGAGTTAGCTGGCAGTCAGTTTGGATTTGTGATGCTGACCTTGGCTCTGCTGGGTCTGGAGATAAGGGGCAAACAGAATAGGTTAGAACTAGTTTGGGGAGATAACACAGGATCATGAGTTGTTTAAGTTAGGGAAGGGTTGTCCCCTCGATGGCTGAACCCCTTACTCTACCTCAGCATAGGGAGAATTCCAAACTGACCAGTGGCTTCCAATAGTCTGGCTGCTCATCTTAGTTGACAAGCCTGGACCATTGGGTTAAGGGGGCTGGCGATTCATGCTCTTGGGGCAGTAGGTGTAGAAGAAGTGTTCATTGGCTATACCTGAGTGGTTGTAGCTCACATAAATATTACAGTATTCCTCAGTTTCTTAAATGCTTCTATTTTGTAAGTGGTTTGGGCACCTTCCTGACGAGAGGTGTACCCAGAAGTAGATGTTTACAAAGGATATACACCTGGCGCTATTATCATCAAAGTATCAGCAGCTAGTCCCGGGAGTTAAGTTTCAATTGCCCCAAACATGAAAACAATACAAAGAAATATGAGACAGCGCTTCTTTACTTTGATTCTCCTTTTATAAAATAAAACACAGTAAAATACAGATACCGGCCAGTACCTTTAAAATACATCATATTCTATAACATAATAATCATAGCCATATCACTTGGCAACATTCGATCCTGCCAGTTTAAATACCCTGATAATAAAATGAAGATCTTATTTTATATCATAGTCCCATGAATGTTCATCTATGATCTCTGGAAGCAAGTAATCAGCTGTATTGTGCACAATAATTTCTCGTAAGCAATATACTCCCAGATAACTGTTGGTTCACCTCTGGGGTAAGCTGTTAATAAGCATGCATATCTCAGTGCAAATTAGTATTCAGCAGTTCTTTTAGGCACACCATGCACATGCACCAATCTCCATgcaagttataccccttttccacctacgagcacgggtcgcagccgggagcctgacacgggagctgcccggctgcgacccatgctcagCCTCTTTCCCGCCAGCAGTCAcctacccggcatattgccgggttggtgacgctgctagtgacgcggcaggggcagggctgggagatcacatgatctcccagcgctgcccttccatacagtgtgggCTCCCGTTTAcagtacaaccctacccggatcatacccgtgtcctacccaggtagatagccgggtaggattcacaggtcacttgatccgggtttttgcggggggacccttttccacttgcaaaaaacacggttaaatgcgcgcccccgtgtatttacccgtgttttttgagctagtggaaaaggggtatcagtaataagcagttcttttaggtgcaccatgcatTACACCAATAATACCTCTCAGCTGCTCCTGTAGCTTGCAGCCTTGCCTGGAATTCCAAGCTGTCTGTGCAGAGTCCGTAttatccccttagcactggggtatgcAGAATAGATAATAGCCGACCGTCTTAGCAGATAAATGCTGCAAAGATATTTCTCTCCTTAGGTGTCCTGTCCGTACGGAGAATCAAAGTAGAGAAGCGCTGTCTCCTATTTCTTTGTAGTGTACCCAGAAGTGCTTATTATTTATTACATGATATCGGTTAACCCTCTCTCACTCAAGTTCTCTCTTTAGATGTAGGGCTCCCCTTCAACACCAGTCCAAATTTCACATTTTGTGTTGCTTTGTTTAATAGATTTTTTTTCGAGTAcattttatttatctattttaaaaaaatgaaaaaaaggctTCAATTTGGTAGCACGTCACGAGAAATGTTTCTTTTACCATTCTATCAGCTCACCGCTGGTTTATGATGCATAAAAGGATTGCAGGTCTGTTTAACGACTGAATTTGAATAACGTACAAACGCATTTTGAATGTGAAGAGTCAGCTGTGGTACACACTCCCACTGCTTGGCTCAGGGTGGTGAATAAATGATGTcgtccaccagcagcagcagcaggagtttTGACGTCTCCCAGCTAAGAAACTATTAAGTGTACATTGAAGTGTTTTTCACCACACTAACACGTTTCAGATGGGAATTGTAAaactaccttacactgtatataccccCAAATCTCTAGGTAAGCTGAAACGGTGCAGTGGGAGAACATATTCTGTGACAGGCTGTCAGGGTTGAGTCACCCAGAGTTGCAAAGTAGAAGAAATATTTGCAGTAGATAATAAAGTTGTACAGTAGATGATTTGAGAGTAATGAAAACCAATTATTTTGTACAGTGTGTAATGAGGAATCAGCTATCGAGTTCCTTCAGAAACACAATATAATACCACGGGGGCGAAAGTGTGATAACAGCCATGACATGAAACCGTCATTCAGTGATGAACAGCCCCGCTGGAGATGTCACAAACGATCATGTAGATCAAAAAAGGGAATTCGACAGGATACCTGGCTTGAAGGATCCAAGATTCCTTTGAAAACAGTGGTGCATTTTATTTATTGCTGGTCCCGTGAATTGACGTCCATCAAATTCTGTAAGCAGAAGCTCAACATGTCGCAGCCGTCTGTTGTCGACTGGAACAATTATATTCGGGAAGTCTGCGTCTGGCGCATGGAACAAATGGACACGACAATTGGCGGAGAAGGATTGTGTGTTGAAATAGACGAGAGTCTCTTTATCCACCGTAGAAATAATGCAGGGAGAATGTTGCCCCAACAGTGGGTCTTTGGTGGATTTTGTAGGGCGACCAAAGAATGCTTTATATTACAAGTTCCCAACTGTTCTGCCGAGACCCTGTTGTCAGTGATCAGGCAGAAAGTGAGACCGGGCTCCACAATAATATCCGACCGCTGGCGAACATACATCGAGGTTGAGGCGAAGAGTTGTAAACCTCAAACCCCGCACCACCGATATCATTTTGTGGCTCCCGAGAGTTTTGCCAATACCCAGCAGTTCAAACAGATGTGGGGGTCTGCAAAATGGGCAAATAAGAAGAGAAGAGGGACCAATAGTAACTTCCTCGATTCTTACTTGGCCGAGTTCATGTGGAGAATGAGAGTTGATGACCGTGACCCTTTTTACGCTATCCTCAAAGACATAGCCTCGTTCTATTCCTCGGTCCGCGAAGAAAGAGACTCTCGTCCGCTTCTAGAAGTTGGAAGGGGTGGCTGTTAAATTCAGTGGCGTTCGCAGTACAATAGAAATATAATGGTTACATTGTTCACTGGAACGTTAATGTAGTTTGTGGTAAACTGCAGTTGTTATAATGGGTTAAGTATGGGATACCGTCAGTCAGGATGCCGAAGGTAAGAATACCGACATTGGAATCCTGACTGGTGCAGGAGGCAAGTAccgctaattctaaccctccctccccgcagcctaaccgtaaacctcccttcctgcagcctaaccctaaccctcccttcctgcagcctaaccctcacttcctgcagccctagccctcccttcctgcatcctaacactaaccctaaccctcccttcctgcagcctaaccctcccttcctgcagcctaaccctaaccctcccttcctgcagcctaatcctaaccctcccttcctgcagcctaaccctcccttcctgcagcctaaccctccctttctgcaccctaaccctcccttcctgcagcctaagcctaaccctcccttcctgcagcctaaccctcccttcctgcagcctaatcctaaccctcccttcctgcaccctaaccctcccttcctgcagcctaatcctaaccctcccttcctgcaccctaaccctcccttcctgcagcctaaccctaaccctcccttcctgcagcctaaccctaaccctcccttcctgcagcctaactctcgcttcctgcagcctaatcctaaccctcccttcctgcagcctaaccctcccttcctggacCCTAACCCtcgcttcctgcagcctaaccctaaccctcccttcctgcagcctaaccctacccctcccttcctgcagcctaaccctgaccctcccttcctgcagcctaaccctgaccctccccgggatact
Proteins encoded in this region:
- the LOC135054871 gene encoding uncharacterized protein LOC135054871 isoform X2, which encodes MDKGRSHMTERILNLTLEIIYLLTGEDHIVVKKKAGECVKELSPHSRIHERDHEQKILELTNKIIQLLTGEVPIRCQDVAVYLSMEEWEYIEEHKDLYDDIMMENHSPLTSPDEYRNTLQRSPTPLLSPDDNREYREQSEDEELNIVVVDIDTQTEEEPMDIQIKEEDFPTDIGTVCNEESAIEFLQKHNIIPRGRKCDNSHDMKPSFSDEQPRWRCHKRSCRSKKGIRQDTWLEGSKIPLKTVVHFIYCWSRELTSIKFCKQKLNMSQPSVVDWNNYIREVCVWRMEQMDTTIGGEGLCVEIDESLFIHRRNNAGRMLPQQWVFGGFCRATKECFILQVPNCSAETLLSVIRQKVRPGSTIISDRWRTYIEVEAKSCKPQTPHHRYHFVAPESFANTQQFKQMWGSAKWANKKRRGTNSNFLDSYLAEFMWRMRVDDRDPFYAILKDIASFYSSVREERDSRPLLEVGRGGC